One part of the Sciurus carolinensis chromosome 6, mSciCar1.2, whole genome shotgun sequence genome encodes these proteins:
- the LOC124987587 gene encoding V-type proton ATPase subunit G 2-like isoform X2 — MASQSQGIQQLLQAEKQVAEVADARKRNAQRVKQATRRQVQGMQSSQQRNQECNPAHLLSMVCDVRPQVHPNYRITA, encoded by the exons ATGGCCAGTCAGTCCCAGGGAATCCAGCAGCTCCTGCAAGCTGAGAAGCAGGTTGCTGAGGTGGCAGATGCCAGAAAGAGGAATGCCCAGAGAGTGAAGCAG GCCACAAGGCGCCAGGTACAGGGCATGCAGAGCTCCCAGCAGAGAAACCAGGAGTGCAACCCTGCCCACCTTCTTAGCATGGTCTGCGATGTTAGGCCCCAGGTTCACCCCAACTATCGGATCACTGCGTAG
- the LOC124987587 gene encoding V-type proton ATPase subunit G 2-like isoform X1: MASQSQGIQQLLQAEKQVAEVADARKRNAQRVKQAKEEAQMEVEQYRRDREPEFQNKQQAAMGSQGNLSAELEQATRRQVQGMQSSQQRNQECNPAHLLSMVCDVRPQVHPNYRITA, encoded by the coding sequence ATGGCCAGTCAGTCCCAGGGAATCCAGCAGCTCCTGCAAGCTGAGAAGCAGGTTGCTGAGGTGGCAGATGCCAGAAAGAGGAATGCCCAGAGAGTGAAGCAGGCAAAGGAGGAAGCACAGATGGAGGTGGAGCAATACCGCCGAGATCGAGAGCCGGAATTCCAGAACAAGCAGCAGGCGGCCATGGGCTCCCAGGGTAACCTGTCAGCCGAACTGGAGCAGGCCACAAGGCGCCAGGTACAGGGCATGCAGAGCTCCCAGCAGAGAAACCAGGAGTGCAACCCTGCCCACCTTCTTAGCATGGTCTGCGATGTTAGGCCCCAGGTTCACCCCAACTATCGGATCACTGCGTAG